A genomic region of Methanothermobacter sp. CaT2 contains the following coding sequences:
- a CDS encoding ABC transporter permease, with amino-acid sequence MNLLKVAKWELRSTLRSRKFLFIFLFQIAVLILTLFMFSGFTDVLESGEALTPSLTGFAELGVIDPSGFIQGQLNPDVLDIREGGDAGSVLVVDNFTGIPLNATLYLDYSDPRRSVVRDEVEAAVERASSLISEEFVKSPGPAPEVREETRGEPLPVQLVTRVMVSILLFLPVFLFGNLVVDSLVGEKERKTGEALLAMPVRRSEIILGKCLSVITVLALQICVWMILILASGFHMFNPLGAYFTVVASSAPVVGLTALISVYARNYREAGIGITLAYIISAAYLIAPALAYMAGSSGSVSPMTLTIKMISGQALGAADIIPPAISILVLSIIFYGLAVRLFGRDDVVFGPRPGILRLMVKP; translated from the coding sequence ATGAATCTCCTCAAGGTGGCAAAATGGGAACTGAGGAGCACGCTGAGAAGCCGGAAGTTCCTCTTCATATTCCTGTTCCAGATAGCGGTCCTGATTTTAACACTGTTCATGTTCAGTGGATTCACCGATGTGCTGGAGAGTGGTGAAGCCCTCACACCATCCCTCACCGGATTTGCAGAGCTCGGTGTCATTGATCCCTCCGGCTTTATCCAGGGACAGCTTAACCCTGACGTCCTTGATATTCGTGAGGGAGGGGATGCTGGATCCGTGCTGGTGGTTGACAACTTCACCGGCATACCCCTCAATGCAACCCTCTACCTTGACTACTCGGATCCCAGGAGGAGCGTGGTGCGGGATGAAGTTGAAGCCGCTGTTGAACGGGCCTCCAGCCTGATATCAGAGGAGTTTGTGAAATCGCCTGGTCCCGCCCCGGAGGTCAGGGAGGAGACCCGTGGGGAGCCGCTCCCGGTTCAGCTTGTGACAAGGGTGATGGTTTCAATCCTCCTCTTCCTCCCGGTTTTCCTGTTCGGTAACCTTGTTGTGGACAGTCTCGTGGGTGAGAAGGAGCGGAAGACCGGGGAGGCCCTCCTTGCCATGCCGGTCAGGCGTTCAGAGATCATCCTCGGTAAGTGCCTCTCGGTGATCACTGTACTTGCCCTCCAGATCTGTGTATGGATGATTCTCATCCTGGCCTCGGGCTTCCATATGTTCAACCCCCTGGGCGCCTATTTCACAGTTGTTGCCTCCTCGGCTCCGGTTGTGGGGCTCACCGCCCTCATATCTGTCTATGCAAGGAACTACCGTGAGGCTGGTATAGGGATAACCCTGGCTTACATCATATCTGCAGCGTACCTCATTGCCCCGGCCCTGGCCTACATGGCAGGTTCATCAGGTTCAGTTTCACCCATGACACTCACAATAAAGATGATATCGGGCCAGGCCCTGGGGGCTGCCGATATCATTCCTCCAGCCATCTCAATCCTGGTACTCAGCATCATATTCTATGGCCTTGCAGTCAGGCTGTTCGGGAGGGATGATGTGGTATTCGGTCCCAGACCAGGTATACTGAGGTTAATGGTGAAACCATGA
- a CDS encoding ABC transporter permease: MKLKALALKEARDIFSNRIYMLLILVQVIIILGAYGLAIVSSVAADPQLIERWGGSGFLKVGVVDGDGLLTEGLEREGLSVREFSNIESARKSLGSEVVAIVYLSGGDVRIEADTSSVFYTIMSERLQGAASWYINQKRFRESGLPSGTIQALEEPVKLKVVPIRREDYRPLALESSYFVEIMYGFILPFVVFLPFFLGSNMVTDSVVGEKERKTFEVLLMVPLSETMIILGKILPSLVFSFIQSMLWLGLLVLLRVPVYNMPLLALLLLITGLAFIGVGLFISILADSTKEANSAITVVLFFATFILFVPLFMDMGALSPLIRFIPSLIIVKMSSGPHLDPGIIYDMVPSTVFSVLIFLAAVVSFRREGVIRL; encoded by the coding sequence ATGAAACTGAAAGCACTGGCACTTAAGGAGGCCCGTGATATATTCTCCAACAGGATCTACATGCTTCTCATCCTTGTTCAGGTCATAATAATACTGGGGGCCTATGGACTCGCCATTGTGAGCTCGGTTGCTGCCGACCCCCAGCTGATAGAGAGGTGGGGTGGTTCAGGTTTCCTGAAGGTCGGTGTGGTTGATGGTGACGGGCTCCTCACTGAGGGCCTTGAAAGGGAGGGTCTCAGTGTAAGGGAATTCAGTAACATTGAGAGCGCCAGGAAGAGCCTTGGATCAGAGGTTGTGGCCATCGTCTACCTGAGTGGAGGAGACGTGAGGATAGAGGCCGACACCTCCAGCGTGTTCTACACAATCATGAGTGAAAGGCTTCAGGGCGCAGCTTCATGGTATATAAATCAGAAAAGGTTCAGGGAGTCTGGACTCCCATCCGGGACAATCCAGGCCCTTGAGGAACCTGTGAAGCTTAAGGTTGTCCCCATCAGGAGGGAGGACTACAGGCCCCTTGCCCTTGAGAGCTCCTACTTTGTGGAGATAATGTACGGCTTCATCCTCCCCTTCGTTGTCTTCCTTCCCTTCTTCCTGGGGAGCAACATGGTAACGGACAGTGTCGTGGGAGAGAAGGAGCGGAAGACCTTTGAGGTGCTGCTCATGGTACCCCTCTCCGAGACCATGATAATCCTCGGTAAGATACTGCCATCACTGGTATTCTCATTTATCCAGAGCATGCTCTGGCTTGGACTCCTGGTCCTTCTGAGGGTACCTGTGTATAACATGCCATTACTGGCCCTTCTCCTCCTCATTACAGGTCTTGCATTCATTGGTGTGGGTCTGTTCATATCAATCCTTGCAGACAGCACAAAGGAGGCCAACTCAGCAATTACAGTTGTACTCTTCTTTGCAACCTTTATCCTCTTTGTGCCGCTCTTCATGGATATGGGTGCCCTCAGCCCCCTAATAAGGTTCATACCCAGCCTGATAATTGTTAAAATGTCATCAGGACCCCACCTGGACCCCGGGATTATCTATGACATGGTACCATCTACAGTTTTCTCGGTGCTCATCTTCCTGGCAGCCGTTGTCTCCTTCAGAAGGGAGGGCGTTATAAGGCTCTGA
- a CDS encoding diacylglycerol/polyprenol kinase family protein, translated as MKYRREFFRQLIHATGIVFVILAGYLDTTSMIILSLAAAICGEIIFQLDRRFYLPFFSVILRGCRRDDTERGFIYYFIGMTLTYSLFGFNMAVANAAIIILTLGDSLSTIIGRRFGKHPLPLKHDKSIEGSAAFLAAGFLGSLFFVEPIHALTGAITGMLVEAYTPVEDNIVIPLVVGAILLI; from the coding sequence TTGAAATACCGGAGGGAATTCTTCAGGCAGCTGATACATGCAACCGGCATAGTCTTCGTGATCCTTGCAGGCTACCTGGACACCACCTCCATGATAATCCTCTCCCTTGCAGCAGCCATATGCGGGGAGATCATATTCCAGCTTGACAGGAGATTCTACCTGCCCTTCTTCTCGGTAATCCTGAGGGGCTGCAGAAGGGACGATACTGAGAGGGGCTTCATTTACTATTTCATTGGCATGACCCTCACCTATTCCCTCTTTGGATTCAACATGGCTGTGGCCAATGCAGCCATCATCATACTGACACTCGGAGATTCACTATCAACCATAATCGGGAGGAGGTTCGGGAAACACCCCCTCCCACTTAAACATGATAAGAGCATTGAGGGGTCAGCAGCATTCCTTGCAGCAGGATTCCTGGGGTCCCTTTTCTTCGTTGAACCCATACATGCCCTCACAGGCGCCATCACAGGCATGCTGGTGGAGGCATACACACCGGTGGAGGATAATATAGTCATCCCCCTTGTGGTGGGGGCTATTCTACTGATTTAA
- the purL gene encoding phosphoribosylformylglycinamidine synthase subunit PurL: MVLTDSEMEFIRKELGRDPNPLEYGMLDVMFSEHCSYKSSRPVLGLFPTEGEDVIIGPGDDAGVVEITDELALVIGIESHNHPSAIEPYGGAGTGIGGILRDIISMGAMPVALLDSLRFGYLEDQKSRYLFEHVVRGISDYGNRVGVPTVAGEVEFDENFQLNPLVNVMCAGLVPKNDIKRGIAPRPGDVFLLMGGRTGRDGIHGVTFASEELTSSSELEDRPAVQVGDPFTKKMVMEASFEIMDEIEVSGVKDLGGGGLTCCISELVAKCDNGARVSLEAIPLREEGMTPYEIMLSESQERMIFVMAPDDVEAAMEICRKYELPAAVIGEVTDTGRMIVESEGEVIADLPAKLLADPPVVEREARKPQLPEGQVEVKHPPLKDTLLKLISSPNIASKRWVYRQYDHEVQIRTVVKPGDDAAVLRVDGTTGVALTVDCNSIHTKLDPYGGGAASVGEAIRNVVSMGAWPVCIVDCLNFGNPEKPEVFWQFRECVRGMADMAETFSTPVISGNVSFYNETEGVTVNPSPVVGVAGKLSLDSIKTLDFKDEGEEIVVIGETGPELGASEYLRTVHGIVDGKPPETDLKAEFEAAKAVKEIIDGSGNKVTAVHDCSAGGIAVALAEMAIKSGIGARIDPMKIPGRFRNIHEALFSESNGRYIMTVRGSARDILGGLDVPWAVIGTTGGRTLEFGDVALDVSELDDAYHGVIEAYMST, encoded by the coding sequence ATGGTTTTAACCGACTCTGAAATGGAATTTATAAGGAAGGAGCTTGGGAGGGACCCCAACCCCCTCGAGTACGGGATGCTGGATGTCATGTTCTCGGAGCACTGCTCCTACAAGAGCAGCCGGCCGGTCCTGGGCCTCTTCCCTACAGAGGGCGAGGATGTCATAATCGGCCCGGGTGATGATGCAGGTGTTGTGGAGATAACGGATGAACTGGCACTGGTCATCGGAATTGAAAGTCACAACCACCCCTCAGCCATAGAACCCTATGGTGGCGCAGGTACAGGTATAGGGGGCATATTAAGGGATATAATCTCAATGGGGGCCATGCCGGTGGCTCTCCTGGACTCACTCCGTTTCGGATACCTTGAGGACCAGAAGTCAAGGTACCTCTTTGAGCACGTTGTCAGGGGGATATCAGACTACGGGAACCGTGTGGGCGTACCAACAGTTGCTGGCGAGGTCGAATTCGATGAAAACTTCCAGCTGAACCCCCTCGTAAATGTTATGTGCGCGGGACTTGTACCTAAGAATGATATAAAGCGGGGAATCGCCCCCCGCCCCGGCGACGTCTTCCTCCTCATGGGGGGAAGGACAGGAAGGGACGGGATACATGGAGTAACCTTCGCATCCGAGGAGCTCACAAGTTCCTCTGAACTCGAGGACCGCCCCGCGGTCCAGGTGGGGGATCCCTTCACAAAGAAGATGGTCATGGAGGCAAGCTTCGAGATAATGGATGAGATAGAGGTCTCAGGAGTCAAGGACCTTGGAGGGGGAGGTCTGACCTGCTGCATCTCCGAACTGGTCGCCAAGTGTGACAACGGTGCAAGGGTCAGCCTCGAGGCCATACCACTGCGGGAGGAGGGGATGACCCCCTATGAGATCATGCTATCAGAGTCACAGGAGCGCATGATCTTCGTGATGGCACCAGATGATGTTGAGGCTGCAATGGAAATCTGCAGGAAATATGAGTTACCAGCAGCGGTTATAGGTGAGGTTACAGACACAGGCAGGATGATCGTTGAGAGCGAGGGCGAGGTTATAGCTGATCTACCAGCAAAGCTCCTGGCGGACCCTCCAGTGGTTGAGAGGGAAGCCAGAAAGCCCCAGCTACCGGAGGGACAGGTGGAGGTTAAGCATCCCCCCCTTAAGGACACACTCCTGAAGCTGATATCATCACCAAACATTGCAAGCAAGCGCTGGGTTTACAGGCAGTACGACCATGAGGTCCAGATAAGGACCGTTGTAAAACCAGGGGACGATGCAGCCGTCCTGAGGGTTGATGGCACAACAGGGGTTGCACTCACCGTCGACTGCAACAGCATCCACACGAAGCTCGACCCCTACGGTGGAGGCGCGGCCTCGGTCGGGGAGGCCATAAGGAACGTTGTATCAATGGGGGCCTGGCCTGTGTGCATAGTTGACTGCCTCAACTTCGGCAACCCAGAGAAGCCCGAGGTATTCTGGCAGTTCAGGGAATGTGTGAGGGGCATGGCTGATATGGCAGAAACCTTCAGCACCCCCGTTATAAGTGGTAACGTGAGCTTCTACAATGAGACAGAGGGCGTCACCGTGAACCCATCCCCTGTGGTGGGTGTGGCAGGTAAACTATCCCTTGATAGCATAAAGACCCTGGACTTCAAGGACGAGGGGGAGGAGATAGTGGTCATCGGGGAAACAGGGCCTGAACTGGGCGCATCAGAGTACCTGAGGACAGTTCATGGTATCGTGGATGGAAAACCCCCTGAAACAGATCTTAAGGCAGAGTTTGAAGCTGCAAAGGCAGTTAAGGAGATAATCGACGGGTCCGGAAATAAGGTGACAGCGGTCCATGACTGCTCAGCCGGGGGAATAGCTGTGGCACTGGCTGAGATGGCCATAAAGTCAGGCATCGGGGCAAGGATAGACCCAATGAAGATCCCTGGCAGATTCAGAAACATCCACGAGGCCCTCTTCTCAGAGTCCAATGGAAGGTACATAATGACCGTGAGGGGATCAGCCAGGGACATACTGGGCGGACTGGATGTCCCATGGGCTGTTATTGGAACCACCGGCGGCAGGACCCTTGAATTCGGCGATGTGGCCCTGGACGTCTCAGAACTTGATGATGCCTATCACGGCGTGATTGAGGCATACATGTCCACATAG